The region GCACTTGTCGTTATTCTGATCTAAATGTATCATTTAAGTTTATACAGACTTAAATCTTAAGGTTTCCTGGACACTTACTATAGCGCATGTAAATTACTGTGGCTGCTATGAAATACGCAATGAATAATAAATGTAGTACAATGAGAATAATGCGCTCAAGAATCCTCCTCCATCTTGGCTTCGGCTCCTCCTCTGACTCTTCAGGTGCCGCCGGTTCTGCCATCGTAAATTTTTCTTAACAAATCCAAAAATCTACAAATaaactaaacaaaacaatttcttTCGACTAAATCAAAGGATATCTGACAGTAGTTTTATAATGTTTTGACATTATTGGCCAGGAAGAAGGCTTGGCAAAAGAAAAACTGGATTATGCAGCTAAAGATAATATAGTTTAGTAGCTAATATTCATTGCAGATATTGCCAGGACGAAGCTGGACCTCAATTTTGTGAAACCAAACTAATACATGccatgaataaataaataataaatttattagtCTGCTTAACAAGATCACTTAATTAATAGGATCTAAAACTTTGTAACATTTCTTCGTCCCAATTTCTCCATAATCACATTGTAGCTGGTTCTTTCATCGTCTTCTTGCAGGAGAATACCTAAAAGTTGtgataaatttttatatataaatacattaaaatatgatttattttatgtctTATTTTACCTGCAAAACTGGCAGACACAAAGCAGACAATACTGCCGACCACAAAGGCTCGGAAGGCCACGGCTGTGATCGTGGAACGACGATGTGGCGCCATGGCGCTCAAGGATCCTATCAGGATACCCAAGGAACTGGGATTGGCAAAGCCGCAAATGGCAAAGGTAGCGATTCCAGCACTGCGGGCCTGAAATAATTAATGTACTTTAGATTAGTTTTTTATGATTATATTTCCTCATTCAACACTCACTGTAATTTCGCCACTTTCTATGTACTGTCCCAGACGTTCATAGGCAACGAACTCGTTGATTATGGTCTTGGTGGCCACGACCTTAGCAATTATGTTGCAGTCCTCCTTGGGCACGCCCATTGCCCAGACGAGTGGGATAAATAGCTTGGAGAATATCCATTCAAAGTCGATGTCATCGACGCCCACCAAATACCCCAACCAGCTGACCAGGCCGTTCAGGAAGGCAACAAAGGCTACAAAGGCCACAATGTTGGCGATGATGCCCAGGACGATGGGCACGGCATTGCTTGCTCCACTGGATGCGGCGTCCAATAATGAGGAATCTTGTCTGGAACCCAAAATATCTtcgttaaaaatatttttctgccACTATGCTTGTTAAATAACTTACGATTTCTCCAATTCTATTGAGTCTGAGGTGGTTTGGCTCTCCTCCGTCTCCGGCATGTAGAGCTTGGAAATTGCCAGGGTGGCGGGAGCTGCCATCACCGAGGAGGTGATCAGATGGGCGGCCGAGGCGCCGAAGGAGAGGTAGGCAGCCAGAACAGTGCCGGAAACCGTGGCAAAGCCAGACACCATGATGCTGTGGATCTCACTCTTGGTCAGCTTGTTGATGTACGGACGGATGAGCAGTGGACTCTCGGACATGCCCAGGAAGATGTTGGCGGCCGCCGTCACGCTCTCGCAGACGGTGGTGCCCAAAATTGACTGCAGGATCCAGCCCAATTTGATCACCACCCATTGCATCGCACCCAGGTAGTACAGGATGGAGATAAAGAAGCTGAAGAAGAAAATCACTGGCAGGATGGCGAAGGCGAAGACATCGTTCTCCACCAGAAAGTTGCCAAACACGAAGAGGGCTCCATCAGTGCCGTAGCCCAGAAAAGTGGCCACCTTGTTGCCCAGGCACTCGAAGATTTTGCGTCCCACCTCCCAGCGGATGCAGATGATGCCGAGCAGGAACTGGGAAGTGATTCCGGTGATGACCACGCGCCATTTAATGGCCGCTCGCTTGGTGGAGAAAACGTATCCGCACAGGATGAAGAAGCAGGGTGCTACCAATGATACCAGCTTCTGAGGCTCATCTTTAGTCTCAAAGAAGAGGAAAATGCCCAACAGGACTAGAAGAAGGACAATGGAAGCAAGTGACACAattctgaaaaataattaaaaattatatttaaactaaatGTCTTAAAAGTTGTTTGGTTGatgtattatttaattttgtttacttaaaagtcataaatatttttatttggtttttgtagTTAAAAAGTTATGGAAAAGTTTCTTCAAgtaacttttgaaaaatgattCATAAACGTGGCATTTTTACGTGACACCTACAATCTAAAGCTGCCAtaaagaaaattgtttttaaacagtaactttaaaataccaaacttaaatatttgatatttttaaatttatttctagCCTTGATGGGCATGAACAATTTATTGCTCATACGACATGTTGTCTCAGAATCGagtaaaattttgtattatctTGTAAGAGGCTCACCGGGTTCTGCTAAAGCTGTGCCATTTCTTGGATAAAGGTCCCAAAAAATGTCTGTACAGATAGACTCCAACAGTGTCCTTAAATATGTAATAGTAAAAGAGACCCAAGTAGATGAATCCCAGGAGAAGGACTAGCATTCCATATCCACTGCAAAAGTTGATGCCACAGAGGGGATTGGTGCTCCCACTCCAGGTGCATTCGTAGTTAgctaaaaaaaggaaataatcaaataaaatagagTCAtagatattatttaataatacttACTTATATCATTATAATGGTAAGTGGCATAGGAAAAGTAGCCGACAACCACAAGATGCAGAGCAACATATAGCAAGATCTTTACAATGCGAACAACTTTTGGATTCGAGTCCCAATAGGTTTTTTTTGTGACACTTTCATTGCTGTCGATGGGTGGGAGCTCCTTAAACTCCTCAATGTCTGGTATGCTAAGTTCCTTCTAAGAAATCGAGAGAGAATAACTAATAGGCCACCTCTTGAATATAATATAATGCTTACATGATCCATTTCGTAGCCGTTGTTAAGGGCACCTTTAGAAGTGGTATCTGTCATCTGAAACGAAAAAATACTCGTTCAATAATCTTCTTGTCCGTAATCTGAAATAAtctatataaaattattttaagagtGGAGTGTGCCGACAACTCAAGTCCATTGGCAAAGCATAGCTTTCTATTCGCCATCCAAATCAAAGTGCGAATAGATTGAAGATTTGTGGCcactttaaaaagtaaaaaaactgGCGATAAGGCAGGTTGGatttttgtagaaaaaaaCGCACGTGGGACGGCACTTGATTTTTGCACTTGGCTTATGTTTTGCGGTGTCAATGGCATTTCTTGTTAACAAGCACGTGGATCGACACTTTAGAATTTCCGGCAATTTGTAGTTCGAAAAGTAAAGCTTTAGGCACTGCCAGCAGATAAGCCGCTTACTGGATTGGGCTGTAAATTAAATTCCTTGAAATATTTCCTTGTTAGGAATAGGATTTTGCCTTGGGGGCAAAAACCCAATAAATGTTGATAGCACTATCTGAATGGCGTAACTCGTGAAAGCTAATCGCACTCTAATTTATTGTAGCTTCACCTATATATCCCGCTATATACAGAGTTATAAACTAGAGTAATCATTCACAAAAGcacttattattgtttttattcacTGTCAGAATTACAGCCTAAAGCTGTGAGGGGCTTTTCTCTTTGTATCACTCGAATATAAATCATTTTGTTAATGAATAGTGCCAGAATTATTATGTTCCCTTGATTGCGTGCATTGCCAGTTAATTCaccttttaatatttgtttttgtgtcgTTTTTTAATGAGTACTATCGAATTGTTGTGCCTCAAAACGTGTTTTCAAAGTCGTCGCTCTCAGGCCGAATACTAATGAGTGATTAGTGCATCTGGTTAGCGCGTTAATAAAAAAAGCTGGCTAACTGCTCTCCGCCACCATCGTAGTCGGTTGAAAGTCGCGTCAAGACTGAACAACCAAAAGTTTGTCAGGGCGTTTATACTTAAATCGAGCCCAAATACTCGGTAACTGATAAGGGGTGTATCAGGTTTGAAATTCTGATTATCGTTGATTTATACGAGTAAGTGTGTTAGCCACTTTACAATCaattaaaaacgaaatttGGCGAAATAGGCCTATCCGTTTGAAGCTTGGGATGATCTTCAGAGAACATTCCATAGAATTcttaagaaatttaaatatatataaaggtACTGAGATAAGGAATATGGATAATCTCGTgtattacaaaatatttgcaatttaaatatttattttcttacttAATGTGATCAAGGGGTACTCATTCGTTGGAAATGATTCAAGTTTCTCGTAGTTTATCAATGGGGTTTCCATTTACGTATGcctataaatttttatttgtgtttCGACTTCcgaaatattatatatttcttagGCCCTTTTAAATCTATACCCCTTCTAGAAAAATTGCGGATTACGAGCCAGTTGTGAAATCTAATAAGGTTTAACATGCATACCGAAGAAACAGTAATGCCCAGTCGAGTGGCCTCCGATGGGCAATTTGAATGACAAATTAATGTTTTATCAGCTGCTTGTAGAAAAACGAATGCTGCTCGCAGAACATTCTACGAGTATTCCGATATTTGAGCGAGATAATGTTCAAGTAGGCCATATAACTTCCCACAGATTGCTGATAACAGTGACGTTTGAGGAATCTGATTGCGATAGAGATGGAGATATGGGCAGTACCAAAGGGTGGGTGGGCCGGTAGCAACATGGGCTCGTACACCCTCCCATTGAAAGAGTTGTGAGGTTTGTTAACTGGTGGTCTATCAGCGATAAGTCACCATTGATTGGTCAAGCAGCTAAAGTCCATAAATACCCATGCGTTGAGTTAGAACCAATTCTAATCGTTCAAGTAAAGGCGCACGGTACATATCTTATCGTAGATTTGATCCGCGTGAGGATAATAAACCCAATAAGCCCAGCAGTCAGATTAATTCTTAATTAACTCGCAACTATACATGTTTGCGacttgcttttatttatatatgtgtTTTAGGTTTAACTCATATTTGTAATCGATTTACAAATGCACTTAGTTTGGATGGTATGGAGGTGGATTATTATGCATAGATAGCTGTTAGACTTCATGAAAATGTGTTACTTCAATGGGTTCttataaaatcttaaaacaaaacactAATTTCGGACTACAAAAGGATTACAAAAGATTGAGATTCAGAGCTGTTACCGAGGCTCTGTTTCCTACAGGAAGGCACTTTTAACCTATTGACTTACTCATATAACACAAGTGTAAATTTATTTCAGCTACTTCGGGACGATAATCGTTTCGCAAAGGcatccaaaaaataaatttttttctgatttGGATCGCCCTTGGGTTTTTGCTTTTGAGTGGATTGTGCTGAAGTCTGGGATTGTAATGTTTCGATAAGGCATTGATTAATATTTGATTTACCATCTGGCCCAAGGCCACTTGGTTATTCATACTTAttatgcgttttttttttaaattcgtatataaaattttcttatagtttttcaataattctttttttttgtgttttctggATAATTTTGTATAATAAATGATAAACAAAGAATGGCAAATTCAACCACATCTAAATCACAGGCTTCTAATATACgaaagtttctaaaaataaacgaCAAATTTCGATGGAAATTTTGCTTAGCTTACGAAcgaattttataaataaggtTACGCGATAAAAGAAACCGATGaactaaaaactaattaaGTCAACTGGCCctaatgttaaaaataaaaacaaaaaattaaatttaagacCAGCATGAGTGAGGGTGagaaatgtttttttgtttatatgaaTGTGTGTTTTTATGAAAGGATCCTGGAACATGGTTCTACTCCGGCTTGTGGGTCATCTTGTGGTGCTTGTGGTGGTGGCGCTGAtagtggtggtgctgctggagctggtgcgtatgatggtggtggtgatggtgatggtggtgctgGCCGGAGCGTTGCCGGTGGTGATTGGAGATCGGTTCCATCTGTTCGCTGTTGCTCGCCGAGGAAAAAAGCTCCTCAGCCCCGATCCCGGTCTCCACTTGACTCGACTCCGAATCCGAGCCAGAGCTAGACTCCGACAGGTGATGTCGTCGGTGCTCTCGCTCCTGGCTCTCCTTCTCGCCGACTCCATCCAGCTGGTTGTCGATTGCGGGCGATCCAGATGTGGTAGTTTCCATGCCATAAGATTTGATTTTCGGGGAAATGTAAATGGTTTTGACTCCACTGTTGAATGATGGGATGGTATGGAAGAAAACGTCTAACCTTGGGTTTCTGTTGAAGAAAGAAGACAAAATAGTTGGATATAGTTAGCCAACGGAGTTTgattaacaaaataatttcttataatataaatattataagcccatagtttaatttttttaaaacttgaaACCGATATATACTTATGGTCGGAGAAACattaccaaaattaaaataccctctgcaagagtataaaaataatgtatttTACATACATAGTTTTTACATGTATACTACACGGTCAAAAAGGTTTTGGTGGTAAAGTAAATTTTAGCAAGGTTCACAACCTTTTaagttcttttaaatttttttaaaatttcatatGCGAATTTTTATTAtcgttattttaa is a window of Drosophila bipectinata strain 14024-0381.07 chromosome 2R, DbipHiC1v2, whole genome shotgun sequence DNA encoding:
- the CNT2 gene encoding uncharacterized transporter YutK isoform X2; its protein translation is MTDTTSKGALNNGYEMDHKELSIPDIEEFKELPPIDSNESVTKKTYWDSNPKVVRIVKILLYVALHLVVVGYFSYATYHYNDITNYECTWSGSTNPLCGINFCSGYGMLVLLLGFIYLGLFYYYIFKDTVGVYLYRHFLGPLSKKWHSFSRTRIVSLASIVLLLVLLGIFLFFETKDEPQKLVSLVAPCFFILCGYVFSTKRAAIKWRVVITGITSQFLLGIICIRWEVGRKIFECLGNKVATFLGYGTDGALFVFGNFLVENDVFAFAILPVIFFFSFFISILYYLGAMQWVVIKLGWILQSILGTTVCESVTAAANIFLGMSESPLLIRPYINKLTKSEIHSIMVSGFATVSGTVLAAYLSFGASAAHLITSSVMAAPATLAISKLYMPETEESQTTSDSIELEKSQDSSLLDAASSGASNAVPIVLGIIANIVAFVAFVAFLNGLVSWLGYLVGVDDIDFEWIFSKLFIPLVWAMGVPKEDCNIIAKVVATKTIINEFVAYERLGQYIESGEITARSAGIATFAICGFANPSSLGILIGSLSAMAPHRRSTITAVAFRAFVVGSIVCFVSASFAGILLQEDDERTSYNVIMEKLGRRNVTKF
- the CNT2 gene encoding uncharacterized transporter YutK isoform X1, whose product is MNNQVALGQMMTDTTSKGALNNGYEMDHKELSIPDIEEFKELPPIDSNESVTKKTYWDSNPKVVRIVKILLYVALHLVVVGYFSYATYHYNDITNYECTWSGSTNPLCGINFCSGYGMLVLLLGFIYLGLFYYYIFKDTVGVYLYRHFLGPLSKKWHSFSRTRIVSLASIVLLLVLLGIFLFFETKDEPQKLVSLVAPCFFILCGYVFSTKRAAIKWRVVITGITSQFLLGIICIRWEVGRKIFECLGNKVATFLGYGTDGALFVFGNFLVENDVFAFAILPVIFFFSFFISILYYLGAMQWVVIKLGWILQSILGTTVCESVTAAANIFLGMSESPLLIRPYINKLTKSEIHSIMVSGFATVSGTVLAAYLSFGASAAHLITSSVMAAPATLAISKLYMPETEESQTTSDSIELEKSQDSSLLDAASSGASNAVPIVLGIIANIVAFVAFVAFLNGLVSWLGYLVGVDDIDFEWIFSKLFIPLVWAMGVPKEDCNIIAKVVATKTIINEFVAYERLGQYIESGEITARSAGIATFAICGFANPSSLGILIGSLSAMAPHRRSTITAVAFRAFVVGSIVCFVSASFAGILLQEDDERTSYNVIMEKLGRRNVTKF